The window ACCGGCAGCGCCGAGACCGACGCCATTTCGAGCACGTCAGACATATCAGCTCTGCCCCTCCACGAAAGCGGTCGCGGTTACGATCTGTCGGGAAGCCTAGAACAAACGTTGCAACTCCGTTGCAAAAAACGTTTTCTCGATAACCGCTAGCGATTTAAATGCCTCCGGCACGATCTCTTCGAGAGCAATCGGCTCTCCTCTCAATTCCTCCACGAGGAAGATGAAAGACGTAATCTGTAGGGAATCTATCAGCTGGTTTTCAAACAGATCCGTTTCATAATCGAGCGAAGCAAGGTCTTCGTTCTGCTGGAAGATCCATTCGGCGATCTTCTGAATCTTACCCTGCCCCCCCTCCTTGTCGCGAATGAAAAGCACAGCTGGTCCTCCCCTCAGTGCGCCGACAAACCGCTCTTTGCAACAAACTGGCTTGCTCGACTAAGTGCTTCCGCATGAAAGTTAGCTCGCCCGGGATCCAGCAGCAGAGCCGAGCGTAGCTTGTAAGGCTCGGCTATCCCGGCATCATGATAAACCTCGGGATTGTAGAAGAGCTGCATCATGGACGACATAAATTTCTGAAGATAACGCGCCACTCCTTGAACTGACTCTTCTCCGCAGGCTTGCTTTGCTCGCTCTGTGAGTTGGGTAAGCAGCGAATGGCCCATCGCAATGTGGCGCGACTCATCCAAGTGATGAAGACGATTCAGTGAACGCACGACAGCAGGAAGCCGCTCGTCCGTCATCATAAATTTATTAAAGTGGTCACCGACGGATTCGAAAATCAAGATTTGAGCAAAGGCGATGATCGCAACGAGCTCTTTTTCCGCGAACGGCATCGTTCCAATACTGAGCCCTTTGGGTTGGTATATTTTCTGGCCATAGCGGTTACAGAACTGAGCGAACAACCACATATGTTTCGTCTCTTCCTCGACGAAATGGTGGAAATATTCGGCCGCCTCGGCGCAAAAGGGTTCATGCATGTGCTTCAGAACGGACAGGATTAAGTCGCGCTCGCCGTAGACACTTGCGCTGTACATGTTGATGCTTTCCCACTTACTGAGACGCATCAACCCTTCTGTTCCTAGTTGGTCGTAGTGCACAGTTCCGTAAACGCTGAGCAACTCTGGACTAAACCAAAAGCAATCGTCCGCAATCTTGTCCGGCCACTCAAAATCTTTATACGGATTGTAGTAATGTTGAACTGACAGGCTTGAAAGCCGCCCCATCAAGGCTTCCAGAGCCCCCGCGTCGGGCAGCGATTTTCCATGATTTTCGACAAAGCCAGCCATCGTCGCGCCGCCCTTGCTGACATCTCGTATTGTCACTCAACTTAAACGAGCATATCGATAACTGATATTGTTTACAATCGCTAGTTTGCCATTGGAGAAATGTTGGGTCTCAAAGGGACCCACAGGCTCGGGGAACATTATGCAAGCTTCATTTTGCCATTCGGCGATTTTGTATAATCAACCGGCTTGGCGCTCTGGATCTCCGGAGGACGCCACCGAGCAATTCGCTCGGGAGCCGAAGTCTCGGCGCTAAAGCACTCGCTGACCGTAGGTTAAAGGCTTCGCGAAGTCGGTGGACATTCTTGCCGGTTATAAGGTGCAAGCTAAGTCTATCGAGGGGCCTGCCACGGACATCAAGCTGCAGATACGCGATCGGTGACGCCAGCGAAGTATCGACGCGTAACGCACGCGCCACCGATCGCGACACTTGGCCGATATGCGTTTTCTTCCATGATGCCAGACTATCGGGATCGCCCGGGAAGAACGATCCTCGCAGGCTTGCTTTAGGAAACCAGAGCGCTGCGTCAATATTCGGCCAGCGCTTTTGAGATCTCGACCTCGAACGGTGCAGGCCTTAACGCTGGTGAAAGACTGTCGCTCGTTCAGCCCACGGCAAGTTGGCGAGCCGAGTCCTGCCAAATGCATCGCGTGAGGGCGAACGTGCGCGTCAAGAGCGTTATGCCTCGTATCCATCCGGTGAAGGCCGCGGTCAGGTTCGTCGCCAGAGTGTTTGTCGCCCGTTCATATCGAGGAATCGAGAATGACGATCGAGGATGGCTCGCAGCTGGGGCGCGACTCGATCATCAGGTATCGGTTCGAATCCATGTCGATGGAATCATGGTCCATTCCAAGGTGGCGTTCGAAAAGTAGCCAAGGTTACGGCTGAAGCTCCAGCCCTAGTCGCCCGTAAGAGCGAGTGCGTAAGCAGGTCAGCACCAATCCCGCGGCCGCGTACTTGGGGAATTACAGAGATGTTGGCGAGGTAAATAGTATCGCCATGCGATTGTAGCAGGACGAATCCGACAAGAGCCTCATCGACTTGGGCAACCCAAACTTCGCCTGTGGCAAACCGTCAATCGGGAGCGGTTGATCGAGTTCGGACGAAAACGCGCCAAGGAAGAAGCCGGTCCGGCAACCCTCGCCATCGACATGTCCTTCATCCGGACGATCATCACCCACGCGGCGGCGGTCCACGGCATTGAAGTTTCAGCTGAAGAAGCCCTCTTGGCGCGCGTTGCGCTCAAGCACCTCAATCTGGTTGGAAAGGGCAAAGAGCGGGACCGGCGGCCCACCCAAGACGAAGTCGACGAGCTCATCGAATACTTTGAGACCAACCGGCGGCGGCCTGCCCGTACATGTTGCGACTAGAGATAAACACTAAGAGGAGGAGAGGAAACGCTTGTGCCAATCAGAGACGACATTAGGGACTGGGCGCGACGAAGTGCCGAAGCGAACATCTTGGACGCCACTACAACTGACTACCGCAAAATGTCAGCGGCCTATTTAGCCATCGACCGCTAGTTGTCGGTAGCTAGGACCGCGCTGGTGGCGGTGAAAGTAGTTCAGGCCAAAATCAAAGCGTGGCGCGCAAATGGAGTTGGCTTGGAGCAGCGGAAGGTCATCGAGGATGCGATGGACGCCATAAGCATATAGATACTTCTACTTCTGTCATGAAGTTACATGAACCAAATCATGGCCTATTGCGACCAATCGCAACGTCCCCGCCCCGGATTGGGACATTAAGGTGGGAAGCCATGAATTCATTGCCAGGTTTGATAGTTGCCGCCACACTGTTAGGCGTTATGCCTGCCGCCATCGCCGCACCGAAAGACCCAGTCGCGTCCGCAGAGGTACAGAAGGAGTTCGCCGCCTTCATCGACAAATTCCGTGCTGCACTGAAGGCAAACGATTTAGAAGCCGTCGTCAATTTGAGCAAAATGCCCTTCTTGAGCCACACCGACGAGTACAGCGCTGAAGCGTTCCGCACTAAGGTCTACAAGAGAGAATTTACAGCGAGGACTCGCGCGTGCATCCAGAGCAAAAAAGCCACCTACGATCACTCGCCGGACAACACAGAAAGTTACTCTATCTTCTGCGGTGATGAGATATTCATGTTCACGAAGATGCCTGCGGGCTTCCTGTTTACGGAAATCGGCGTCAACGACTAATCGCAGCTTCCGGCGAGCTGGCACCATGCCAAACGTCGACCCCTGCAAGATAAGTAAGCCGCTGGAGACCCGCCCTTAGGGTGTGTTAGCTTTTGGTGGGTTCGGCGCCTCCTCCCCACCCATCGGCGCGAACAAGGCCCCCTTCGGGGGCTTTTGTTTTGGTAGCAGGTCTAAAATATCACACGCAGGGGGCAAAATGGACTCATTGAAGACCATCGAAGAGGCGCTCGACGTTCTGAGCAAAATCGCGAAGGAATACCCCAAAGACGAGGTTGGTCTTTGGGCTGGCCCAATGAGCTTGGCCGT is drawn from Bradyrhizobium prioriisuperbiae and contains these coding sequences:
- a CDS encoding diiron oxygenase codes for the protein MAGFVENHGKSLPDAGALEALMGRLSSLSVQHYYNPYKDFEWPDKIADDCFWFSPELLSVYGTVHYDQLGTEGLMRLSKWESINMYSASVYGERDLILSVLKHMHEPFCAEAAEYFHHFVEEETKHMWLFAQFCNRYGQKIYQPKGLSIGTMPFAEKELVAIIAFAQILIFESVGDHFNKFMMTDERLPAVVRSLNRLHHLDESRHIAMGHSLLTQLTERAKQACGEESVQGVARYLQKFMSSMMQLFYNPEVYHDAGIAEPYKLRSALLLDPGRANFHAEALSRASQFVAKSGLSAH
- a CDS encoding GNAT family N-acetyltransferase, giving the protein MLQSHGDTIYLANISVIPQVRGRGIGADLLTHSLLRATRAGASAVTLATFRTPPWNGP